A stretch of the Aphis gossypii isolate Hap1 chromosome 2, ASM2018417v2, whole genome shotgun sequence genome encodes the following:
- the LOC114128675 gene encoding uncharacterized protein LOC114128675, translated as MTDDLSRNQAARLRQERWEHHMHGLCILDNHLNVEMEIASHRSAVLNHLVEQANRVKDLWLEFQRKSDNGQVLEDTAVQMAIEQHGLQSHNFHQPQLQNKTIVSQPQSKPPEIDCDDVFNQAVSAAIVANGLITTTSTTLPENYNM; from the exons ATGACTGATGACCTTTCACGCAACCAAGCTGCTCGCCTACGGCAAGAACGTTGGGAGCATCATATGCACGGCCTTTGTATACTTGACAATCACTTGAATGTCGAAATGGAAATAGCCTCTCACCGATCAGCTGTACTCAACCATCTTGTCGAGCAAGCCAACAGGGTTAAGGATTTATGGCTTGAATTTCAACGAAAATCTGATAATGGACAGGTATTGGAAGATACTGCTGTACAAATGGCTATTGAACAACACGGTCTACAAAGTCATAATTTCCATCAGCCGCAAttgcaaaataaaaca attGTGTCACAACCTCAAAGTAAACCTCCAGAAATAGATTGCGATGATGTTTTCAATCAAGCTGTATCTGCAGCAATTGTCGCAAATGGATTAATTACTACTACATCTACAACTCTACcagaaaattataacatgtaa
- the LOC114128678 gene encoding tubulin alpha-1C chain — protein sequence MRECISVHIGQAGVQIGNACWELYCLEHGIQPDGQMPSDKTIGGGDDSFNTFFSETGAGKHVPRAVFVDLEPTVVDEVRTGTYRQLFHPEQLITGKEDAANNYARGHYTIGKEIVDIVLDRIRKLSDQCTGLQGFLVFHSFGGGTGSGFTSLLMERLSVDYGKKSKLEFSIYPAPQVSTAVVEPYNSILTTHTTLEHSDCSFMVDNEAIYDICRRNLDIERPTYTNLNRLIGQIVSSITASLRFDGALNVDLTEFQTNLVPYPRIHFPLATYAPVISAEKAYHEQMTVAEITNACFEPANQMVKCDPRHGKYMACCMLYRGDVVPKDVNAAIATIKTKRTIQFVDWCPTGFKVGINYQPPTVVPGGDLAKVQRAVCMLSNTTAIAEAWARLDHKFDLMYAKRAFVHWYVGEGMEEGEFSEAREDLAALEKDYEEVATDSADGDGDDGDEY from the exons ATG CGTGAATGTATATCAGTACATATTGGTCAAGCCGGTGTCCAGATCGGTAATGCATGTTGGGAGCTATACTGCTTGGAACATGGCATTCAACCCGACGGACAAATGCCTTCGGATAAGACGATTGGCGGCGGTGATGATAGTTTCAACACGTTTTTCAGCGAGACCGGAGCTGGAAAACATGTCCCAAGAGCTGTGTTTGTCGATTTGGAACCTACTGTTGTCG ACGAAGTGCGTACTGGCACGTACCGACAACTGTTTCATCCCGAACAGCTGATTACCGGAAAAGAGGACGCCGCAAACAACTATGCCCGTGGGCACTACACGATCGGTAAAGAGATCGTGGACATTGTACTGGACAGGATCCGGAAGCTGTCCGACCAATGCACTGGGCTGCAGGGTTTCTTGGTGTTCCACTCATTTGGCGGTGGTACCGGTTCCGGGTTTACGTCACTGCTCATGGAACGGTTGAGCGTGGACTATGGGAAAAAGAGCAAATTGGAGTTCTCCATCTACCCTGCGCCGCAGGTGTCCACAGCCGTGGTAGAGCCGTACAATTCCATTTTGACCACACACACCACGCTTGAGCATTCAGACTGTTCGTTCATGGTAGACAACGAGGCCATCTACGATATATGTCGCCGGAACTTGGACATTGAACGGCCCACGTATACCAACCTGAACCGATTGATCGGCCAGATAGTGTCTTCCATTACGGCGTCGCTGAGATTTGATGGCGCATTGAACGTCGACCTAACAGAGtttcaa ACCAACTTGGTGCCGTACCCGCGTATCCACTTCCCTCTGGCCACCTACGCGCCGGTCATATCAGCCGAGAAGGCGTACCACGAACAGATGACCGTGGCCGAGATCACCAACGCCTGTTTCGAGCCGGCCAACCAGATGGTCAAGTGCGACCCTCGGCACGGCAAGTACATGGCGTGTTGCATGCTGTACAGGGGCGACGTGGTGCCAAAGGACGTGAACGCGGCAATCGCCACAATTAAAACGAAGAGGACCATACAGTTCGTGGACTGGTGTCCCACCGGGTTCAAGGTCGGCATCAACTACCAGCCACCGACGGTGGTGCCGGGCGGCGACCTGGCCAAGGTGCAGCGGGCCGTGTGCATGCTGTCGAACACGACGGCCATCGCCGAGGCCTGGGCCCGGCTCGACCACAAGTTCGACCTGATGTACGCGAAACGAGCTTTCGTCCACTGGTACGTGGGCGAGGGCATGGAGGAAGGCGAGTTTAGCGAGGCCCGCGAGGACCTGGCGGCGCTCGAGAAGGACTACGAGGAGGTGGCCACCGATTCGGCGGACGGCGACGGTGACGACGGAGACGAATACTAA
- the LOC114128688 gene encoding alpha-1,3/1,6-mannosyltransferase ALG2, with translation MKLNVVFLHPDLGIGGAERLVVDAAMAMKQSGHSVQFITNHHSVSHCFEETRDGTLPVTVVGDWLPRTVLGKCYALCSYVRMVYAALYLTFFTSIRPDVVFVDQISVCIPILNWMPCKVLFYCHYPDQLLAAHDHTLKRYYRLPLDWLEEKTTACAHTILVNSRFTLGVFGETFKSIKTLPTVVYPSINTEFFDNTESVQLKDIIDVDNCKYILSINRFERKKNLDLAIHSFNLLSDKKIKLVLAGGYDPLNLENIEYFRELVNLVQDMKLDKRVIFLKSPSDSVKISLLRYCLCLVYTPSFEHFGIVPLEAMYCGKPVVAVNNGGPKETIENDFNGYLRNAEPEDFADAIKQLVEIEGKAELFGNHGKKRFNDIFSFGAFKNKIDSILENLYKSE, from the coding sequence ATGAAATTGAACGTAGTCTTCCTGCACCCAGATCTGGGCATCGGCGGAGCGGAACGGCTGGTGGTCGACGCGGCCATGGCGATGAAGCAATCGGGCCATTCCGTTCAGTTCATCACCAACCATCACAGCGTCTCGCACTGTTTCGAAGAGACCAGGGACGGTACGTTGCCCGTGACCGTGGTCGGCGACTGGTTGCCGAGGACGGTGTTGGGCAAGTGTTACGCGTTGTGCAGTTACGTGCGCATGGTGTACGCTGCGTTGTACCTGACGTTTTTCACTTCCATTCGTCCGGACGTGGTGTTCGTCGACCAGATATCGGTTTGCATTCCCATACTAAACTGGATGCCCTGCAAAGTACTGTTCTACTGTCACTATCCCGATCAACTGTTGGCCGCGCACGACCACACCTTGAAGCGATACTATCGACTCCCGTTGGACTGGTTAGAGGAGAAGACCACTGCGTGCGCTCACACCATCTTGGTCAACAGCCGTTTCACATTGGGCGTTTTCGGCGAAACGTTCAAAAGTATTAAGACCCTGCCAACGGTCGTCTACCCGTCCATAAATACCGAGTTTTTCGACAATACTGAATCCGTACAATTGAAAGATATAATAGACGTAGAcaattgtaaatacattttatctatCAATAGGTTTGAGAGGAAGAAAAATCTCGATTTGGCAATCCACAGTTTCAACTTGTTATCCGACAAGAAAATAAAACTCGTCTTGGCCGGAGGTTATGACCCCttgaatttagaaaatattgaatattttcgcGAGTTGGTAAATCTTGTTCAAGACATGAAACTCGACAAAcgagttatatttttgaaatcgcCATCAGACTCTGTAAAAATATCACTCCTTAGATATTGCTTATGCTTGGTATATACTCCTTCCTTTGAACATTTTGGTATTGTGCCATTAGAAGCCATGTACTGTGGCAAACCTGTTGTGGCAGTTAATAATGGTGGACCCAAAGAGACTAttgaaaacgattttaatgGATACTTACGAAATGCTGAACCTGAGGATTTTGCTGATGCTATAAAACAGTTAGTAGAAATTGAAGGAAAAGCTGAATTATTTGGAAATCATGGTAAAAAAAGattcaatgatattttttcatttggagcatttaaaaataaaatagatagtatattagaaaatttatataagtctGAATAA